The following coding sequences are from one Gossypium hirsutum isolate 1008001.06 chromosome A12, Gossypium_hirsutum_v2.1, whole genome shotgun sequence window:
- the LOC107927923 gene encoding auxin-responsive protein SAUR50, whose amino-acid sequence MSHSMGKCQKIRRIVRIRQMLKQWRRKASITASNNTINNNGDAPSDVPAGHVAVCVGTSLRRFIVRATYLNHPIFKKLLVQTEEEYGFKNMGPLIIPCDESFFEEILRVVSRSDSSSNSGPFSTFKDLQRCCDVGMKDKLGFFSESRPLLHGVSDKSVY is encoded by the coding sequence ATGTCTCATTCGATGGGAAAGTGCCAGAAAATTCGTCGAATTGTCCGCATCCGACAAATGCTGAAGCAGTGGCGAAGAAAAGCCAGCATAACGGCCAGCAACAACACCATCAACAACAACGGAGATGCGCCGTCTGATGTTCCTGCTGGACACGTGGCGGTCTGTGTGGGCACAAGTCTCAGGAGATTTATCGTACGCGCGACGTACCTAAATCACCCAATCTTCAAAAAACTCCTCGTACAAACCGAAGAAGAGTATGGTTTCAAAAACATGGGACCATTAATCATCCCATGCGACGAGTCGTTCTTCGAAGAGATTCTCCGAGTCGTATCCCGATCTGATTCTTCATCAAACTCGGGTCCTTTCTCTACTTTCAAAGATCTTCAGAGATGCTGCGACGTGGGCATGAAGGATAAACTCGGTTTTTTCAGCGAGTCTCGACCGTTGCTTCATGGGGTATCCGACAAATCCGTTTACTGA
- the LOC107939152 gene encoding uncharacterized protein, with translation MAPPPGPYSGTSTLALVARASAFSFGLVYGSIKLKYLKAKAKSQKKAQAKAHR, from the exons ATGGCGCCGCCTCCTGGACCTTACTCCGGCACCAGCACTCTCGCTCTC GTTGCTCGTGCATCTGCTTTCTCTTTTGGTCTCGTTTATGGGAGCATTAAGCTCAAGTACCTCAAG GCAAAGGCAAAGTCACAAAAGAAAGCTCAAGCAAAGGCTCACCGCTGA